One region of Microbacterium rhizosphaerae genomic DNA includes:
- a CDS encoding S9 family peptidase, with product MPASETAEAAVAQPPVAARRPVVRSFHGDEVVDPYEWLRAKDDPEVIAHLEAENAYTQARTSHLEPLRERIFQEIKSRTQETDLSVPSRRGEWWYYGRTIEGKQYGIQCRAPLASPEDWTPPSLTPDVEVPGEQVLLDANVEADGHEFFSLGSFEVSDDGTLMLYGVDLEGDERYLLRVRDLASGADLPDEIPGTFAGATFSPDGRFIVYSTVDDAWRPDTVWLHELGTPVADDVQLFHEPDERYWVGAGFTRSERYLVIEVGSSITSEEWLVDVADLRAEPRVVWPRREGVEYETSHAVVDGEDVLYVLHNDGALDFELVRVAAADPLGARETVIPHRPGVRLLGVSCFRDWGVIGYRREGLARLGLLSYAEGSVDEISFDEPLYSVGTAGNPEWAPPMLRIAYGSFVTPSTVADLEIATRELLVRKQQPVLGGYEPDDYAQERVWAAAADGTQVPISVVYKRSFGRLGESPRPLHLYGYGSYEHSIDPGLSIARLSELDRGVVFAVAHVRGGGEMGRAWYENGKMLHKRNTFTDFVDAARHLVSIGYTSPDRMVAEGGSAGGLLMGAVANLAPELFAGILADVPFVDALTSILDPSLPLTVIEWDEWGDPLHDADVYAYMKSYTPYENVRSDVEYPRILAVTSLNDTRVLYVEPAKWVARLREAGADVLLKCEMVAGHGGVSGRYNAWRERAFELAWLFDVLGVAEPGVTAG from the coding sequence ATCCCCGCATCCGAGACCGCCGAGGCCGCTGTCGCCCAGCCGCCTGTCGCCGCGCGCCGGCCGGTGGTCCGCAGCTTCCACGGCGACGAGGTGGTGGACCCGTACGAGTGGCTGCGCGCGAAGGACGATCCCGAGGTCATCGCGCACCTCGAGGCGGAGAACGCGTACACACAGGCGCGCACATCCCACCTCGAGCCGCTCCGCGAGCGCATCTTCCAGGAGATCAAGAGCCGCACGCAGGAGACCGACCTCTCCGTGCCGTCGCGCCGCGGCGAGTGGTGGTACTACGGCCGCACCATCGAGGGCAAGCAGTACGGCATCCAGTGCCGCGCCCCCCTCGCCTCCCCCGAGGACTGGACGCCGCCGTCGCTGACGCCGGATGTCGAGGTGCCCGGCGAGCAGGTGCTGCTGGACGCGAACGTCGAGGCGGACGGCCACGAGTTCTTCTCGCTCGGCAGCTTCGAGGTCTCCGACGACGGGACGCTCATGCTCTACGGCGTGGATCTCGAGGGCGACGAGCGGTACCTGCTGCGCGTGCGCGACCTTGCATCCGGTGCCGACCTCCCCGACGAGATCCCGGGCACGTTCGCGGGTGCGACCTTCTCCCCCGACGGACGCTTCATCGTGTACTCGACCGTCGACGACGCGTGGCGTCCGGACACCGTCTGGCTGCACGAGCTCGGCACCCCGGTCGCCGACGACGTCCAGCTCTTCCACGAGCCCGACGAGCGGTACTGGGTGGGCGCCGGCTTCACGCGCAGCGAGCGCTACCTCGTCATCGAGGTGGGGTCGTCGATCACGTCGGAGGAATGGCTCGTGGATGTCGCGGACCTCCGCGCCGAGCCGCGCGTCGTCTGGCCGCGCCGCGAGGGCGTCGAGTACGAGACATCCCACGCGGTCGTCGACGGCGAGGACGTGCTGTACGTCCTGCACAACGACGGCGCGCTCGATTTCGAGCTCGTGCGGGTCGCGGCGGCTGATCCGCTCGGCGCGCGCGAGACCGTCATCCCCCATCGCCCCGGCGTGCGCCTGCTCGGCGTCTCGTGCTTCCGGGACTGGGGTGTGATCGGCTATCGCCGCGAGGGCCTCGCGCGCCTCGGGCTGCTGTCCTACGCCGAGGGCTCCGTCGATGAGATCAGCTTCGACGAGCCGCTGTACTCGGTCGGCACCGCCGGCAACCCGGAGTGGGCGCCGCCGATGCTGCGCATCGCCTACGGCTCGTTCGTCACGCCGTCGACCGTCGCCGACCTCGAGATCGCGACGCGCGAGTTGCTCGTGCGCAAGCAGCAGCCGGTGCTGGGCGGCTACGAGCCCGACGACTACGCGCAGGAGCGCGTGTGGGCGGCCGCTGCGGACGGCACGCAGGTGCCGATCTCGGTCGTCTACAAGCGGTCGTTCGGTCGGCTCGGCGAGTCGCCGCGCCCGCTGCACCTCTACGGCTACGGGTCGTACGAGCACTCCATCGACCCCGGCCTGTCGATCGCGCGCCTGTCCGAGCTCGATCGCGGCGTCGTGTTCGCGGTCGCTCACGTCCGCGGCGGCGGCGAGATGGGCCGCGCCTGGTACGAGAACGGCAAGATGCTGCACAAGCGCAACACCTTCACCGATTTCGTGGATGCGGCGCGCCACCTGGTGTCGATCGGGTACACGTCGCCGGACCGGATGGTCGCGGAGGGCGGCTCGGCCGGCGGCCTGCTGATGGGCGCGGTCGCGAACCTCGCCCCGGAGCTCTTCGCGGGCATCCTCGCAGACGTCCCCTTCGTCGACGCCCTGACCTCGATCCTCGACCCCTCGCTGCCGCTCACGGTCATCGAGTGGGATGAGTGGGGCGACCCGCTGCACGACGCCGACGTCTACGCGTACATGAAGTCGTACACGCCGTACGAGAACGTGCGGTCGGATGTCGAGTACCCGCGGATCCTCGCGGTGACCTCGCTCAACGACACGCGGGTGCTGTACGTCGAGCCGGCGAAATGGGTCGCGCGGCTGCGCGAGGCGGGCGCCGACGTTCTGCTCAAATGCGAGATGGTCGCCGGCCACGGTGGCGTGAGCGGCCGGTACAACGCGTGGCGCGAGCGTGCGTTCGAGCTGGCCTGGCTCTTCGACGTCCTCGGGGTCGCCGAGCCCGGAGTCACAGCCGGATGA
- a CDS encoding heparan-alpha-glucosaminide N-acetyltransferase domain-containing protein produces the protein MSQSGGVSATTPASPSGSVGAGRVLSIDRFRGTLVLLMVVGNYLAGIVSVPPPLKHAPDVGLTIIDVGAPCFVFAMGLSYGESFRRRAVSGLPGAYRHFVLRYLALIGIGAILAAGGTQVADQPASWGVLQALGAAGLITLPFIRLNMVWRFGIGAGLLIGYQLLLGSIPLAVVRGVVQGGLIGALSWGGLLILTTAVADAWRRGIPALVWCCGTITVVALLSAVIVPVSKTRVSLSYMLLTLAIAAIGFLIFDLLSRVLPPRAGYLAWWGENALLLYLLHLILLGLVTLPAVRWWYVDASVWLMALQLAAILGLLSWVAWWLHRSGQIIRL, from the coding sequence ATGTCGCAGTCGGGCGGCGTGTCGGCGACGACGCCTGCTTCCCCTTCGGGATCCGTGGGCGCCGGTCGTGTGCTCTCGATCGACCGCTTCCGCGGCACCCTGGTGCTGCTGATGGTCGTCGGAAACTACCTGGCCGGGATCGTCTCGGTGCCTCCCCCGCTCAAGCATGCGCCCGATGTCGGCCTCACGATCATCGACGTGGGCGCGCCGTGCTTCGTGTTCGCGATGGGTCTCAGCTACGGCGAGTCGTTCCGCAGGCGCGCGGTGAGCGGACTGCCCGGTGCATACCGGCATTTCGTGCTGCGGTATCTCGCCCTCATCGGCATCGGGGCGATCCTCGCGGCCGGCGGAACCCAGGTCGCCGACCAGCCGGCGTCCTGGGGGGTCCTGCAGGCGCTCGGGGCTGCGGGGCTCATCACCCTGCCGTTCATCCGCCTCAACATGGTCTGGCGCTTCGGGATCGGGGCCGGACTGCTGATCGGCTATCAGCTTCTCCTGGGTTCGATCCCGCTTGCGGTCGTGCGCGGAGTGGTCCAGGGCGGGCTGATCGGGGCGCTCTCCTGGGGTGGGCTGCTGATCCTGACCACAGCCGTGGCCGACGCGTGGCGGCGAGGAATCCCCGCTCTGGTGTGGTGCTGCGGCACGATCACGGTCGTGGCGCTGCTGTCGGCGGTCATCGTTCCGGTGAGCAAGACCAGGGTCTCCCTGAGCTACATGCTCCTCACCCTGGCCATCGCAGCGATCGGATTCCTCATCTTCGACCTGCTCTCGCGAGTGCTGCCGCCGCGAGCGGGATACCTGGCGTGGTGGGGCGAGAACGCGCTGCTGCTCTACCTGCTGCACCTCATCCTCCTCGGACTGGTGACGCTGCCCGCGGTCAGGTGGTGGTACGTCGACGCATCCGTGTGGCTGATGGCGCTGCAGCTCGCCGCGATCCTGGGACTGCTGTCCTGGGTCGCGTGGTGGCTGCACCGCTCGGGTCAGATCATCCGGCTGTGA
- a CDS encoding ATP-dependent 6-phosphofructokinase: MKIGILTSGGDCPGLNAVIRGVVLKGTTAYDIEFVGIRDGWRGVVDADFFPLTRHEVKGLSKVGGTILGTSRTNPYEGPRGGSENIAKTLARHGIDGIIAIGGEGTLAAANRLYNDGINVLGVPKTIDNDLRATDYSFGFDTAVNIATEAMDRLRTTGDSHQRCMVAEVMGRHVGWIALHSGMAAGAHVICIPEVPMSIDEICELVSRAHDRGRAPMVVVSEGFTLKGMEEAYSDKGLDAFNRPRLGGISEVLAPEIERITGIETRATVLGHIQRGGSPSGFDRVLATRLGLQAADAVVDGAWGQMVAMRGTAIVRVPFAEALGELNTVPLPRYEEAAALFG; this comes from the coding sequence ATGAAGATCGGCATCCTGACAAGCGGTGGCGACTGCCCCGGCCTCAACGCGGTGATCCGCGGCGTGGTGCTCAAGGGCACCACCGCCTACGACATCGAGTTCGTCGGCATCCGTGACGGATGGCGCGGCGTCGTCGACGCGGACTTCTTCCCGCTCACCCGGCACGAGGTGAAGGGGCTGTCGAAGGTCGGCGGCACGATCCTCGGCACGAGCCGCACCAACCCCTACGAGGGTCCGCGCGGAGGCTCGGAGAACATCGCGAAGACGCTGGCGCGCCACGGCATCGACGGCATCATCGCGATCGGCGGCGAGGGCACGCTGGCGGCCGCGAACCGTCTGTACAACGACGGCATCAACGTGCTGGGCGTGCCGAAGACGATCGACAACGACCTGCGCGCGACGGACTACTCCTTCGGCTTCGACACCGCCGTGAACATCGCGACGGAGGCCATGGACCGCCTGCGCACGACCGGCGACTCGCACCAGCGGTGCATGGTCGCCGAGGTCATGGGACGGCACGTCGGCTGGATCGCCCTGCACTCCGGGATGGCCGCGGGGGCCCATGTGATCTGCATCCCCGAGGTGCCGATGTCGATCGACGAGATCTGCGAGCTCGTCTCGCGAGCCCACGACCGCGGCCGTGCGCCGATGGTCGTCGTCTCCGAGGGCTTCACGCTCAAGGGCATGGAAGAGGCGTACAGCGACAAGGGCCTGGATGCCTTCAACCGTCCTCGCCTCGGCGGCATCAGCGAGGTGCTCGCACCGGAGATCGAGCGGATCACCGGTATCGAGACCCGTGCGACCGTGCTCGGCCACATCCAGCGCGGCGGATCCCCGTCGGGCTTCGACCGCGTGCTCGCCACGCGCCTCGGCCTGCAGGCCGCGGACGCCGTCGTCGACGGCGCGTGGGGCCAGATGGTCGCGATGCGCGGGACGGCCATCGTGCGCGTGCCCTTCGCCGAGGCCCTGGGCGAGCTCAACACCGTGCCGCTGCCGCGCTATGAGGAGGCCGCCGCCCTCTTCGGCTGA